In a single window of the Gossypium hirsutum isolate 1008001.06 chromosome A13, Gossypium_hirsutum_v2.1, whole genome shotgun sequence genome:
- the LOC107894346 gene encoding uncharacterized protein: MAPYKALYGRKYRPLLCSTELGERRILGPELVSDTKDKVKLIRDHLKATSDREKSCADLKRRGIEYFVGDYVFLKLEQPPDRVQEMFHVSILRWYRLDPSHIVFVEKIKVRLDLTFEEESVRVLDRDVKVLRRKSIPLVKVLW; encoded by the exons atggcaccttacaaggctctTTATGGTCGTAAGTATCGTCCTCTATTGTGTTCGACTGAGTTAGGTGAGCGACggattttgggtcctgagttggtttctgataCCAAGGATAAAGTTAAACTGATTCGAGATCATCTTAAGGCAACTTCTGATAGAGAGAAGTCATGTGCAGATCTGAAAAGAAGGGGTATTGAATACTTTGTGGGTGATTatgtgtttcttaaa ttggagcaaCCTCCAGACCGTGTTCAGGAGATGTTTCACGTCTCTATATTGAGGTGGTATCGATTGGATCCATCCCATATTGTCTTTGTTGAAAAGATCAAGGTTAGACtggacttgacttttgaggaggaatcGGTGCGGGTTCtagatcgagatgttaaggtccTGAGGAGAAAATCTATTCCATTAGTGAAGGTTCTGTGGTAG